The Gloeocapsopsis sp. IPPAS B-1203 region ATCTTGCTGTTGACGGGTGGAGGATTGCTTGCTTATTTTTTATTAGGACTCAATCGCACAAAGCAACCACTAAATTACCCAACAACACCATCTTCGATCGCATCACCCACAAAACCACCGATAACTCAATCTATTACAGCTAGCACGCTATCAGTTGGCACTTTAGTCCAAATTAATCGCCAAATTGATCTTGAGCAAAATCCAAATGCGATCGCTGCTTCCACCTCACAATCTCAAATTGCCCAAGTTCCTACAAACGGAATCTTGAAAGTAACGGGTAGAAAAGAAAACCTTGAACAAGGAGATCTACTCAGGCTAAAATTTCTTTGCGTTATTGACAATACAGCAGGACTCGACGTCAACCCCAATACGCAATTACAGCAAAATACACTTTCCCCTTTGATTCAATTAGGACAAGAAGGATGGATTCATCAAACAACACTGCTACCAAGTGTTGAAAAAACTCTAGGTCAAACAAAAAGCAATTCTTGCCCTGTTTCAACTAACCCAGCAACGTCCACTCCCTAAGAATCTCTCAAACAATGCTCCACTCTCAACGTTACTGAAAAAAAGTGAAAAGGATTCTTCGCGAGGCAAGAAAACGCGATCGCCTCGTTCTATGGTTGCAACGTAAGTGAGTAGGTGAAAATAAATGTGACTTGAGGGCTGTTATCAGTCGATGATCAATGGTCAGTGAAGTAACAACCATTAGCCAGTATATAAGTGTGCGATCAACAATTATGACCACGTATTTAAATAGATTTAAGTCACTAACAAAAAAGTAGGATTGAGATTGCTGGCAACAATTACATAAACGTTCTTATTCCAATTTCCTGACTTGATTCATGAACTATTTCTGGTTATTCATGCCTAGCAAATGTACTGTCATCATTTGCTAGTTGCTGGCGTGACGAGGAGCTAGTTGCTCTTTTACAAGAGCAGCACGTTGATTTTTTGCTGGATTGTAAGCAAAAGAAAAAGCAAGTTTGATCTATTTCTTACGAAAGATTCCTCATTTTGGCATACCATTATTATCTACCAAAGGTTAGTAAAATATCCATCATCAGGAAGTACCTTTGACATTAAAAACATAGTTAAAGTTTGATAGTTCTAAAATTTAAATATTTGATTTTGTTGAAGATAAATAAAATCACAACATAGACAATATAGCTATTTCCACTGATTACGGAAAGGGCTACGAAGCAAGTGTAGCTACACATACCAGCATTTTTCTGTCAACGTATTTCAGGAGTTCTACCATGGCACAAGAATTCAATCCAGCGCAAGATGAGAGTAAGTATACTCCTTCACCAGCGCAATTGGATTTATTAGAAGCACTTTTATCATCAGAAAATGCTACATATCCATGGAATCCTGCAGATCCAGAAGCAGCGGTTTATTTTGAAGAACAAGATCAACTTGCGATTGAATTACTATCACAAGAAGAAATTAAAACACGTTCGCAACAATTTCACTCAGAGCTGGAGAAAACTTGGTATAAAGTAACATTCAACAGAAATAATTTCTCTAATGCTAGTTGTAAACGAGATTGGCAACACTTCTTCACTGCTTTCGTACCGCAAGGTTGGTTAGAAGCGATCGCTTGTCAAGCCCAACAAGTTTGCCATAATCAAAGTTCGCTAGCAGAAAAATTGGTAGACTGCGTTCGTGGTTTACTCCCAAGTTTAGTTGAAGAAGATTTGCTAGTACTAGCTCGCCCTTTCGCATCTGCTACACACAGCGCAAAGCAAGAATCTGAAAATGCTATTAGTTACGTGCAACAGCGTAAGTGGGATGAGTTGTCAGAAATTGAACAAGCAAAAGCAAGTTTGGCGATCGCCCGTTACGCTTTAGCCCAAACGAAACTAGCACACAGTCCTTCTACCAATGGACAGCAATATTGACAAAACCTGGTCTGTTTTCGACGCACAGTTATTGTTTCAGCCATCAGGTTCAGATTATCGAAGATTTTACAAGCGTTTTCCAAACCGAGTAGCAAAGTTTTGCGATCGCGTTGGTGAGAGTACCCGCGCTTTTAATATTGCTGCTGTTAAAAATGCATACGAAACAACACCAACAACTGCTAGAAGTAAACCACTAAGAAGACCTGTAGCGTTCCACAACGCATGAAGTACCGCAGCGCTCAAATACCCTGTTCCTAGAATTCGCCAGCGCTTACGTGACTTGAGCACACTCAAACCAATGAAATAGCCAAAATAGCCGCTGTAAGCCATATGTCCAGCTATTGATCCTAATATTCGAGGAATCAATAGTTGGAAACCAACAAGTTCACCCACACCACCCTGAGCTGCTACACTGCGAGTAATTTCTGGAACATATTGCCTCAATGTTTCTACCAAAGTAAAGCTCATAGCGGAAGCTGTACCTAGTAAAATTCCGTCTAACGGTTCTGCAATACCAATGCGTTCTCGCCACGGAGATTGCAAACGTCTTCCGATGATATAAGCCCAAAGTACTGGTAACGCTTTAAGCAGTTCTTCCATCAATCCAGCACCAAAAAACATCCGTATCAATAGTTCAGGGAAGCTTACGGATTCAGCAGTTAAAGGAATCTGACCAGGAAGTAGTCTACGAAAAACAAAAATAAATAACGGTAAAATAGGACTTAGTAAAATTAGCAGAGAAGCGATCGCGACTCCTAAAATTACCCACCAAGGCTTACGCTTACCACAAAGCTGATAAACGAAGTAATAAGCAGCACCCGCCAGGTAGATTGCAACAAGTATCTGATTAAAGTATGCTGTTTCAGGTCTGCCTACCGTGGCAAACATCAAAACAACAAAGATAACTGTGAGTACTCCTGGAATGAGATATGCCTTACTTGTTAAATCCTTTGCCGTAGCTGCAATGGGAAATAACTGAGTAAAGCTGACTGAGTGTTCTGAAGATGAAGTTTCAATGAGTTGCGGTGTTTCTTCTGGAGTAGATTGTAGTGTGTGTTGAATATGAGTTGTATATTCAAAAACAAATTCGGCGCCGTTATATCCCAGCGTAATGCGATCGCCTGCGCGCAACTCTTGACATCGCTCCAAACGACGTCCATTGACGTAAGTACCATTGGCACTATTTAAGTCACAGACAAGCCAACGCCGTTGAATGCCACTATTCAACATTGGTCGGAAAACTACATGACGGCGAGATACCATGCCATAAATACTAGAATCTAGTATGATCTGACAACTATGGTCGCGCCCAACAACAACCTCTTGAGTTCTAGAGAGGGGATAGCGACGACCAATATCTGGTTCCCCTACACTGTTACGAGGTAATTGCTGCAAAAATCCCTCAGTGTCTTGTCCGGTCATGAGTTGGAATACGGTGTTGGCAACAGCATACAGCAGTTATGACTGACTGCGATCAAAATTGCCATAGTTGACTCACTACTGATGTAGTAGTGAGCTTATCCATAATTGAGGATGCTACCTAAATTGCCTAAGGCTTCTACTTACTGTTTGCAGCATTGGTATCACGCACCGCGGCATAAAACAAAAAGCCCGTTAGAGGAATACTCATTGCTAGAATAACACTTGTCACAGTTACTCCTAAATCTGGCTGCCCAGAAGAAAGTTCAAACACTGAACCTACTCCGGCGATCGCTGCTATGCATGAGCCACCAAGAAATAGCCCACTTTTAGGGGTCATTGTATTCATTTTGTAATTTTCCTAAGCGAATGGTTTAACAGCTTTTGCCGAGAAGCCGTGCTTTGATAGCTCAGCATTCAGTGCGATTTGATTTTCTACTCGATCAACAAATAATACTCCATTGAGGTGATCGATTTCATGTTGAATGCAACGCGCTAATAACTCATTAGCTTGTAATGTCCGAGGACGTCCGTTTTCATCCTTGTAGCTAATTTCAACAACTTGAGGACGTACAACATCCAAATAAACGCCAGGAATACTCAAACACCCTTCTTGCATCACGCACAGTTCTGGGCTAAGTTTCTTAATCGCTGGATTCACTAAAATTAGTGGGGGGTTGGCTGGGTTGTCTGGTTCGCAATCGATAACAATGACTTGTTTTTGAACTGCTACTTGCGGTGCTGCTAAACCAATACCATCTGCACTATACATTGTTTGCAGCATTTCTTTGGCAAGGAGGCGAAGTTCTTGATCGACTTTCGCAACTCGCTTAGCCGACTGGCGTAAAGCGCGATCGCCTAAGAATCGAATATCTAATGGAGGGTTTTTTAATTTTTGTTTTTCAACAACAACTTCAGAAGGCATAGAATTGTAACTCGCTTTTTTCCGCTAATCTCATTTTTATTTTATCAAGCCGCGATTCTCTCCATTCTCGCTTGTTCTCAAGAGAAATATCATGTGGATAACAGAATTTCGCTCAATTGCTTTCTCTTGGGATCTTGCTTGATACATAGTTATGCTGCCTGAGTTGTTGCTTGTGCCAGTAGCTTGAAGCTTATCCGGTGGTATTCAATCTCAAGCTACTGCAATGTTTTTGTCGAATAGTGTTTTGAAGGATTTAGTTGGGCGATCGCAGAGCGAAATTCCTAAAATAAACCAAGAGTCAAAGATTGATCAATTGGGAAAATAGCACCAATTCCCAACCAGAACGTGACTAAAATGCCAAATAAAAAAACAATCGTGGCAATTGGGCGGCGAAATGGATTTTGAAATTTATTGACACTCTCGATAAATGGAATACATATTAGCCCCAATGGAATAGAAACCATTGCCACAATGCCCAATAGTTTGTTAGGGACAACGCGAAGAATCTGAAAAACTGGGTACAGATACCACTCTGGAAGAATCTCTAGTGGAGTGGCAAAGGGATTAGCAGGTTCTCCCATCATAGCTGGATCAAGTACTGCCAAACCTACACATAAAGCCAGAGTTCCAAGTATGACTACTGGAAAGATGTAAAGGAGTTCATTCGGCCATGCAGGTTCTCCGTAGTAGTTGTGCCCCATTCCCTGCATCAGCTTTGCCCGTAGTTTTGGATCGCTTAAATCAGGCTTCCTAGAAATTCCTGCCACAGCTTAGCTCCTTCTTCCTCAAGTGGTGTATGTTCAGGTACGAAAACTTTGCAGGACAAATCATCCCACCTTGCTTAAGCTGGTTGAGTTAAATCTTCCTCAATTAGGGAGACAAGTTTGTCTCCTGCAAATTGCTGCTAGTATATCCCTATGGAGACAAGTTTGTCTACTTTGCTATGGTAACTTCCGAATCGAGTGCTGCCCGTCAGCAAATCTTAGAAACAGCCTCACAACTCTTCTACCAAAAAGGTATTCAGAATGTTGGTATCAACGAAGTCGTTGCTACATCAGGAGTTGCGAAAAGAACTTTATACAGACATTTCCCCTCAAAAGACGACTTAATTCTCGAAGTCATGCAATATAGAGCTAAGCAGTGGTTAAGCTGGTTTGAAGACGCCGTCACTAGCAAAGGTGGCACAGCTAAAGAGCGGCTTCTTGCAACTTTTGATGTTCTTCAGGAATGGTATGCTAATCCTGACTTCCGAGGTTGCCCTTTCATCAATGCCGTTCTGGAAATAGCAGATGCATCTCATCCGGCTCACCAAGTCTCGGTTCGGTTGAGAGAGACGATCCGCACGTACATTATGCAACTAGCCACTGAAACAGGGGTGCGCGATCCTGCTTCGTTCTCACAGCAGTATTTGCTTTTGATTGGAGGAGCTAGTCTAATGGCAACAATCGAGGAAAATCCCATTGGAGCGCAATATGCTCGGAAAGTTTTGTCTGTTTTGATTGATGCTATCTAGTAATAGCGGTATTAAAGGAAATCATTGATGTTTGTTTTTGACCACGTATCAATCACGGTCAAATTTCATACCTGTCTAGCTGTTTATTGCGAGAGTATTGCCCAGAGGAAGGTTTTAAAATAGTTAAGATGAAGGATCAACTTGATTGGCAAAATCTCCTTGAGAAATTGAGCCAAGCCTCTGATGAAGATGCGGTCGAGGCTGCTAAGTTGCTTTCCCAGCAAGACCACGAACAAAGCATTCTATCTCTGATTCAGTTTGCGAGATCAAAACAGCCGCCATACAGGAGAGAACTTGCGCTTTACGCCTTGGCTTGGATGCACAACTCTCAGTTTATTGACACCTTCATTCAAGTACTAGGAGATCTTAGCGAGGTGGAGAATGTGCGTGGTCAGGCAGCAGAGGCACTGGGAATGTTATTTGATCAAAATTCTGGACAGATATACTACCACAAAGCCGAAAGTGCATTGCTTGAGCATATTTCAGACTCATCCCCTGTTGTTCGATTTTGGTGCTGTTATGGATTAGGGAATATGAGGTCACATCGTGCTGTTGAGCAACTTAAAGCGATTCAAGCACAAGATCATGTACTGTGTCCTGGGTGGTGGTATGTGTCTAAGGAAGCTGAGGATGCTTTAGCGCGTATTGCGGGGCAAGGCAATAATGACTCCACTTTGGCTAACCTTGCGACTTTTGCTGAGGAAGATCGTGTACTTGCTGAATTGGGAATGAGTGATTATACAGCAATGCTTGAGCAAGAAGACTAGCTTTGAATAGAGCAATGTGTTAGTTGGTATGGTTTAAGTCGCTATCTGCGATCGTGATGTACTTTAACTATCAAACTTAAGTTGAATTTCAGCGAGATTGCGACTAAAGATAACATGATGGTGGAAAAGCAATCATCATGTTGAAATATGCGATCGCAGTGGGAATGTTTACTACAAAATGTTGGTGAATGGCACGGTTCCTTTACTCGTTTTTCACCGCAAGGGGAGTTACTCGAAGATACTCCTACAGTCGTTTCCTTAGAAGGGATCGACAACAATCAAACAATGCGCCAAATTATTCGACGTACTTTACCCAATCAAACTGTTGACGAGAAAGTTTTACAATACAGCACATTAGGGAAGCAGATTTTATTTTTTGAAAATGGGGCTTTTTCTCAAGGCTCGATCCAACTTGCTCCTTATTCTGAGTTTGGTGCAGAACATGGTTTAATTGTTGGCGATCGCCGCTTACGCTTAGTACAGTTATTTGATAAAACTGGGAAACTCGATAGAATTACCCTCATTCGCGAGAAACTCCCTAATGCAACAACACCAGAACGCCCAGTCCTAAAGGTTGAGGACTTAGTTGGAGAATGGCACGGTGAAGCTGTAACGCGATATCCAGATGGGCAAGTGGCTGATACTTATCCTACAAAGCTACGTGTAGAAAAAATAAGTGACACCCAAATTGTGCAACACCTAAGCATTATGCAGCAAGGTACGCAGCATACCATTAGTTCGACTGGGAAAATTTCAGGTTCGGTTTTATCGTTTGAAACAGGTTCGCAATGGAATCAAGTATTACTACTTCCTGATGGTGCTTCTGCTGCTTCTCCTCAACAAGTCCGCATTGGGCAAGTCTTTTTCTTGGAACTTGGTTGGCTAATTGATTCAGATCGGCGTCAAAGAATTATCCGTCGTTACAACGAAAAAGGTGAATGGTACAGCTTAACCTTGGTAACAGAAACACAAGTGAATTAGCGAACGCGCCGACTTGTCAAAGGTGTAGCTGAAAGTCGCATCCAAGCAAATAATATTGGTGCAAACAGCAAAGTCCATAATGCAGCGACAAAGAACAGTAACGCTTCTAGCACTAGTTGATCGTCAAGCAAGAGTGGAACTAGCAAAAGCAGAATCAACACACCTAGCCCAATCAATAGCTTAAATGCTTGTCCAGTACGCGAAATTGGTGCAGGAGAAAATCGAATATAACGATATTCAATCAAACCACCAACAATGAAACCGGCAACCGTTCCCATAACGTGCCAAACTCTTGCCGAATCTCCGGCAAAGGGAATTGCAACAAGCACTGCAACAAATATTAAACCTCCCGCAAATTGAAAAAATTTGAACGATCTCGCCGCAAAAAAGGCATCGAGTGTTGGTAAGGCTCGTAAATAAGCAACAGTAAGTACTGCGCCAATCAACACACCACCAATCACATCTCCTAAATAGTGAACGCCAAAGTACAAGCGGGATAGCATGACACCCGCAACTGCGATCGCTGTAATAACTTTTGGCATCCAATTTAAAGTCGCTAGCATTCCCCACATTGAAGTTGCTAAGGCAGTGTGCCCACTAGGGAAAGAGGACGTAAACTCATCCTTCCAGACAATAATTTGCGGATCTTCTGGGCGTGGTAATCCGATTAAGGTTCCAATAACTAAGTCAATTGTCATGGAAAAGACAACAATGCCAACTAAACTATAGGTCAGTCGCCGACCAGAAATCCAAAATGTCAACGCTGCTAGCAGCAATACACCTTGAGTATCGCCAAGATAGCTAAACAACTCAAATACCCAGTACCAGCTAGAGCTAAAAGCCTCTTGTATCCTGACAATAAGGTCAGTTCTCCATAACAAGTTTCCCAACACGTTTTCGTCAGTAGTAAATTGCCAATGTATAGCAATTATCTAACTTTTGTTGCAGAAGTAGTTACTTAATTTACATCAAAGAACATTGTCGCTGGAGTGCTTGAGTTAGTAGTACTTGATACTCGCGCTGATTGACTCGATAAGCCCCAAACCGCTCTAAGTGAGGATTCATCATCTGGGCATCAAAGAAGACAAAACGGCGATCGCGCAGTCGTTCTACCAACTTCACAAGTGCAACTTTTGAGCCATCAGAGATGCGGTAGAACATGGATTCTCCAATAAAAGCTCCTCCGATAACAATTCCTAAAACTCCCCCTGCTAACTCATCACCTTGCCACGTTTCAAAGCTATAAGCCCAACCACTTTGGTAGAGTTGCCAATAAATTTTTTGTAACTCTGGAGAAATCCAAGTTTGTTCTCGATTTGCACACCCAGCAACAACACCAGAAAAATCGCGGTTTACTGTAACAGTAAATCTTTCAGAGTTGAGTACTCGTCGTAGTGACTTAGGATAATAAAACCGTTCGTCTAAAGGAATTAGCGTGCGATCGCGGCTAGTATACCATCCCAAGACATTTGCTTCATCAGCCATCAGAAAATAGCCTTGAGCGTAACCCTCAATGATCGCAGAAACATCATATTCCATGAAGCGTAAGCAACAAGTCAACCTGTACTATACGTAAATATATTTAAACATCGCACCTTTCTTAAGAGAAGCGCATAAATATTCTTATGCAATTACCTTCTCTGCCAATAACATTGCAGTTTGGACGGTTGGTATTATTTTAGAATCTAAATAATGCTTGAATAATTGACTAACTATTCTTCAGCCGAGCGTTATCATGTCTGAGCCAATTCCACCGATTACTCTGCCTCCAGCAGAAAACCCGCAAACTGAAGGGGAATGGTTGCAACAGGTTTTGCAGCGGTGGCTTGATGAAGAATTTTTACCAGAACCAGTGAATCAGCAAATCGCCCAACGTGCTGCTCAAATCTTTGTCCGGCAAAGAATGGAAGGCGAAAATGACTTAGGTTCGTTGGTGCTTGCAATTGTGACTGAAATGCAAGCTTTTGATTTTTCGCAAAGTTTTTATGGTGAGTTTGCGATCGCTAATGCGGTTAGCGACCTCCTTTTAGATAGTTTAGGTATTGATCGCTGTTGTGGTCAATAAAGAAGAGGTCGGGGGTCAGAGATCAGAGATCAGGGCTTAAGAGTATTTGACCTTTAACCTGTCTCTCACTTCATCATTCCCCGTTGCTCCTACTCTATTACCAGCTAGATTTGACAACTCCAGGAAGTAATCCTTGGTGCGCCCATTCGCGCAATACGTGACGAGATAGACCAAAATCCCGATAGACTCCTCTAGGACGTCCTGTCACCCAGCAGCGGTTATGCAAGCGTGTTGGGGCGCTATTGCGTGGTAGCTGTTGAATTTGCCGATGAATTTCTAACTTTTCGCGTTGTGAAGTTGCTTGCTCAAACTGCTCAACTAAAGCTTCCCGCTTTTGGGCATATTTTGTGACAAGCTTTTGGCGCTTTTTCTCGCGCTCAATCATGCTTTTTTTAGCCATTTACAGTTTTTTTTGATTCCTAATTAAAGACACCATTCTCCATTGTAACTTTTTGTAGGGCATTGACAACAATTTGAGTTCACCGACCTCTGCTATATTGTGTATCTCTAGTAATAAATCAATGAGACTGGAATCTTAGACTATAATAAGTCGCCAGGAAGCTACGAATGGAACTATCTTAAAATGCGATCGCTTCTCTTGATGAGCCTAAGCATTGTTACTTGGCTCGTTCCATTACCATCATCAACCGTGCAAGCAATACCACAGCCTTCGACAGAGCCATTGGAATTAAGCTTGTTAGAACCAGGCGCGCCTTTAAGTAATAGATACGTCATTACAGCAAACACAATTTCTCAAAGCGATCTGACTGTTCCCAGTTTATGGTGGGCAAGAGAACAGTTTGCCAGTCAACTCTTAGAAAATTGGATTGCATATCCTGCTGATGGTACCAATGCTGGACGTATTGACTTGATTGTTAACCGCCGTCTTTGGAGTTCTCTAGATTACCTGCAACGTTACGAGTTTGTGAATCGCTTTGGTACGGTAGGAAGAGATTATGGTTACAACATTCGGGTATTTAACTATCGACAGGAACTGTTGGCAACATACACTTGCGAGTTCACAGTAACTCCCCAATGCCAAATCGACTACCTCAGTACAACTGGAAGATCGGGATTGCAACGATTAGGTGAAAGTCAAAATGGTGGTATGCGGCAACTAAATACAGAATTGGAGTAGAAAATATAACTTGAGGTGTTGGGCTTTACACTCTCACGATTAAAAGTGGTGCTCCTTCGTGTCTTTGAGGAGCGTTTGCGTCTTCTACAGTGATAGCAACTGCTGTGACCAAGCCTTGATTACGATAGACCTGAGGAACCTCAATATTTTCTGAAGCATTGCCGTTAGCATCCACTGCAAATACTGCCGTCAATACTGCGTCTTTGTCATCAGTTGTAAAGGGAGCACCTTGGGGTAAAACTGTCCATAAGGCGTAAACTTTGCCAGGCGGTAATGTAGGCAAGTTTTGAGCATTTAGCTCAGCTTCTAGAGTACTGGGATTGACTGTCAGCGTAGCTGATGCAGAGAGATTTGTATCCTGGGGCTGAAGTACAAAAGTTAAGGGTTCAGACGGTTGCACTTCAGTTTGTACAGCGTGCAGAGATTGCCATAGACGATAATTACTAATACCTAAAGCAGCAATTAACACTGCTGCAGCAACTCCCATTGCTTGAATCCAAGAAAACGAACGCTGTGGACGTGCGATGCTTAAGGGTTTATCTTGTTGCTGCTTATTCGCCTCCAAGATGGCTGCACGTAGATGACTTGGAGGTGCTACTTCAGGAGGAGCATATGATATTTCTAATGCTTTTTGCATCTGGGCAACTTCTTGAGCGATCGCAGGGTCATTTGCCAAAAGTTGCTCAAACTCTTCTATTTCCTCTGGACTCAAATCGCCAAGGACATACCCAGCAATTAGTAACTGTAACTGTTCTGACGGCATCGACCAAACCATAGTTGGGGCTATCTAATGTAATCCGTGAGAGTTTGACGCAGTTTGAGAAGACCCCGCCGCGCTCTAGCTTTCACAGTACCTAGAGGAATTTCTAGTCGCTTGGCAATTTCTGACTGGCTAAGACCATCATAGTAAGCCATGTGCAGAATTTGCTGTTGACTGTCTGATAACTGGGAGAGTGCTGCTTGTACCTCCTGAGATTGTTCGCTACGAAAAACTTGTTCAAAAAGAGAATCAGTAACATGCTGTGCTTCGCTGTCTCTCCACTGTCCAAAAAACTCGCGGGCTTTACTACGCGATCGCACTCGATCAATGGCTCGCGAGCGTGTCAAAATTGCCAAGAATGTTCTTAATGATCCTCGACTTGGATCGTAAGAAGACGATTGAGCAAGCTTGAGAAAAACATCCTGAGTCAGATCTTCTGCTTCTTGTGGATGACCAAGGATTTTGAGTGCTATTCCATAAACTAATCCAGCATGGCGATCGTAAAGAATGCCTAAAGCAACATCCTGACCAGCTTGTAGTGCGCGATATAGTTCTACATCTGTTTGGATTAATTTTTCAGTGTTGCCAGGTTGCTCAGAAGGCATTGTACCTACTAAGAAAGTGTACTGTATGAGGTGATTGTACGATTAATCTCATCTAAATCGAATTGAAGTGGAAAGACTTATACCATAAATATATTCACCTACAGCTTGATTGATGGATGAGATGTTTCTGGTTGAAGTGTGTAGTTTGTAAGTCGCCAATCATGAGTTGTCGCTAGTGAAGTGCCAAGTGAACCATCAGCTTGTTTGTCAAGCTTCATCCAAAGCGTACCATGCTCGCCACAAACAAATTCTTCAATCCAAGAGTTACCATCCACACATACCTCTTTAGCAGCTACCAATAACGCTCCTTGGTGAGATATTTTTACGCATCTTTGGTTTTCTAATACTCCTGTATGAGATAAAAAGTACTTGAGGCTGCCTACGCGCCATAATCGGCGATCGCATTTAGGACAATAAAACCGCTGTACATTTTTCTGCTTACTACGTTTACTAGGCATTAGAAACCTCTTATCTAGAATAGTGCTTTCAACAACCTAGTTTTTACACTGCGTAGTTAATCATTAATTGCGTTCTTGCCTGACTTCATGAGGAACTTCTCAGCATGAGGAAGTCTTGTTTAGACAATTACATTTATGTTGATTAGTCAATCAAATGTTAGATTTGGACTAGCTATCTTTCCTATCCATGACTAACTCAAATTCCTCAAACAAGCTTTCTGATCATAAACTCATGTTTTTTCACCAATAGAAGCCTTATCTCTCACAGCAAGCCAAAATTGATTACTAAACACTGAGGCAGCGCTAACATCAGGTTCAATTAATGAGCTATATTTTGCTGTGCAAAGCTAGATTGATAATCAAGCTAAAAGCCCTATAAAAGAGTCTCAACACTTTATTCTGTTTGTGTGGTAATTAGTAAACTAGCAAGATATCAAGATAGTATTACTCCCCCTTAAACACAATAAGCTTATATCAGAAAACTCTTTCCTATAAGGCTTTTAGCTCAACTCTTGTATTATTTCAATAAACTGTTGTTGCACTAGTGCACCTCTTAAAATGCATTACAAATAGATTGCATCACCTAGCAATATTTGCAACTCACTTTTACTGTTTTAAACGATGCATCTGAAGTCTCAAATTACAATTTCTTTTCACTTTCATCATCAAGAGATGAACTACTATATTCATCCTTAAAAAAGTTGGAATTTGATTGCGCAGCTTCTGAGTACTTTTTTAGTGACAACTTCAGTTTAAAATTGGCTATCTACCTCTGGAAGTGATGGTAGCAGCAATACCAATTAAATTACCTTTACGGAAGTTACCCATAAAAGTAGCTCTTCCTGTTGATAAATCTACGGTATACAAAGATCTCCCAGCAGCAATAAATCCGACATTCTCTCCATTAC contains the following coding sequences:
- a CDS encoding PrsW family glutamic-type intramembrane protease, whose product is MTGQDTEGFLQQLPRNSVGEPDIGRRYPLSRTQEVVVGRDHSCQIILDSSIYGMVSRRHVVFRPMLNSGIQRRWLVCDLNSANGTYVNGRRLERCQELRAGDRITLGYNGAEFVFEYTTHIQHTLQSTPEETPQLIETSSSEHSVSFTQLFPIAATAKDLTSKAYLIPGVLTVIFVVLMFATVGRPETAYFNQILVAIYLAGAAYYFVYQLCGKRKPWWVILGVAIASLLILLSPILPLFIFVFRRLLPGQIPLTAESVSFPELLIRMFFGAGLMEELLKALPVLWAYIIGRRLQSPWRERIGIAEPLDGILLGTASAMSFTLVETLRQYVPEITRSVAAQGGVGELVGFQLLIPRILGSIAGHMAYSGYFGYFIGLSVLKSRKRWRILGTGYLSAAVLHALWNATGLLSGLLLAVVGVVSYAFLTAAILKARVLSPTRSQNFATRFGKRL
- the def gene encoding peptide deformylase, producing the protein MPSEVVVEKQKLKNPPLDIRFLGDRALRQSAKRVAKVDQELRLLAKEMLQTMYSADGIGLAAPQVAVQKQVIVIDCEPDNPANPPLILVNPAIKKLSPELCVMQEGCLSIPGVYLDVVRPQVVEISYKDENGRPRTLQANELLARCIQHEIDHLNGVLFVDRVENQIALNAELSKHGFSAKAVKPFA
- the petD gene encoding cytochrome b6-f complex subunit IV, whose translation is MAGISRKPDLSDPKLRAKLMQGMGHNYYGEPAWPNELLYIFPVVILGTLALCVGLAVLDPAMMGEPANPFATPLEILPEWYLYPVFQILRVVPNKLLGIVAMVSIPLGLICIPFIESVNKFQNPFRRPIATIVFLFGILVTFWLGIGAIFPIDQSLTLGLF
- a CDS encoding TetR/AcrR family transcriptional regulator; this encodes MVTSESSAARQQILETASQLFYQKGIQNVGINEVVATSGVAKRTLYRHFPSKDDLILEVMQYRAKQWLSWFEDAVTSKGGTAKERLLATFDVLQEWYANPDFRGCPFINAVLEIADASHPAHQVSVRLRETIRTYIMQLATETGVRDPASFSQQYLLLIGGASLMATIEENPIGAQYARKVLSVLIDAI
- a CDS encoding HEAT repeat domain-containing protein; this translates as MKDQLDWQNLLEKLSQASDEDAVEAAKLLSQQDHEQSILSLIQFARSKQPPYRRELALYALAWMHNSQFIDTFIQVLGDLSEVENVRGQAAEALGMLFDQNSGQIYYHKAESALLEHISDSSPVVRFWCCYGLGNMRSHRAVEQLKAIQAQDHVLCPGWWYVSKEAEDALARIAGQGNNDSTLANLATFAEEDRVLAELGMSDYTAMLEQED
- a CDS encoding DUF3598 family protein, producing the protein MRSQWECLLQNVGEWHGSFTRFSPQGELLEDTPTVVSLEGIDNNQTMRQIIRRTLPNQTVDEKVLQYSTLGKQILFFENGAFSQGSIQLAPYSEFGAEHGLIVGDRRLRLVQLFDKTGKLDRITLIREKLPNATTPERPVLKVEDLVGEWHGEAVTRYPDGQVADTYPTKLRVEKISDTQIVQHLSIMQQGTQHTISSTGKISGSVLSFETGSQWNQVLLLPDGASAASPQQVRIGQVFFLELGWLIDSDRRQRIIRRYNEKGEWYSLTLVTETQVN
- a CDS encoding phosphatase PAP2 family protein, translating into MGNLLWRTDLIVRIQEAFSSSWYWVFELFSYLGDTQGVLLLAALTFWISGRRLTYSLVGIVVFSMTIDLVIGTLIGLPRPEDPQIIVWKDEFTSSFPSGHTALATSMWGMLATLNWMPKVITAIAVAGVMLSRLYFGVHYLGDVIGGVLIGAVLTVAYLRALPTLDAFFAARSFKFFQFAGGLIFVAVLVAIPFAGDSARVWHVMGTVAGFIVGGLIEYRYIRFSPAPISRTGQAFKLLIGLGVLILLLLVPLLLDDQLVLEALLFFVAALWTLLFAPILFAWMRLSATPLTSRRVR
- the aat gene encoding leucyl/phenylalanyl-tRNA--protein transferase, whose translation is MEYDVSAIIEGYAQGYFLMADEANVLGWYTSRDRTLIPLDERFYYPKSLRRVLNSERFTVTVNRDFSGVVAGCANREQTWISPELQKIYWQLYQSGWAYSFETWQGDELAGGVLGIVIGGAFIGESMFYRISDGSKVALVKLVERLRDRRFVFFDAQMMNPHLERFGAYRVNQREYQVLLTQALQRQCSLM
- the rpsN gene encoding 30S ribosomal protein S14, yielding MAKKSMIEREKKRQKLVTKYAQKREALVEQFEQATSQREKLEIHRQIQQLPRNSAPTRLHNRCWVTGRPRGVYRDFGLSRHVLREWAHQGLLPGVVKSSW